The Halorussus lipolyticus DNA window GATGCTCGGGCGGTCGAACTCTACCAAGATTTCGTGCGCCAGCACTCCTACATCGAGTTTGCCGAGTTGCTGACGGGCAAGGCACTCGAGGTACTCTATTACCTGGACCAGCCACAAACCGTCTCTGAGATCGCCGCGTAAAGCGACAACTACCGCAACACCGTCAATCGCGTTCTCAAACGGTTACGGGACCGGGGACTCGTCGGCACGGACGACGGACGCTACCACTTCAACGGAAACTTCGGGCGACTTCACGACTTCGCACGTGAGCTTGCCCACCATCTCCACCGACAGTGCCTCGAATCGGTAGTCGACACCGCAACCAACACCACCCAAACGGGGGAAATATAATGCGGGGCGAGTACGTACCCCCAGATATGAATAGTGAGGCCGCGGCCGAGGCGCTTCCTGCTGGCTCACACCGCGAGGCAGCCACAGCCTTTGTCGAGCGCGCACGGTCTCAGCACGGTGATGACCTCGTTGAGCTATACGTTTTCGGGTCGACTGTCCGTGGCGAAGCAAGGGGTCGGTCGAGCGACGTCGATATCCTGGTCGTCCTCCCGGATGCACCAGACCGAGACGCTATCGCTGATTCCCTCCGTGACATCGCCTACGATGTGATGCTTGAACACGGGCCGCTCGTCGAACTCCACATTTTGGACGAGACTACGTTTGAGCGCCACCGGAACGAAGGGAACCCGTTTGTTCACAATGTTCTCAGCGAGGGTCGATCCTATGCCTGATGAGGAAGCCCCGAGTGATGCTGCGGTCGAGGATCAACTCCGACAGGCCACCAAGCGCTTTCTGATGCTGACGGAGCACGGGATGCAGGGCTCTCCGACGCGGTCATCATTAACCGACTGTACTATGCGTGCTTTCATGCCGCACAGGCCGCCTTATACGACCGAGGGTATGATCCTAGCACCCATGGCGGTGTTCTCTCCTTATTCGGATCAGAGATCGTTAGTGAAGGCGATGCATCGCGCGAAGACGGTCGCTTTCTGAACGACCTCGGGGAACTCCGCCAGCAGGCTGACTACGGCTATGGGACTCTCGACGAGGATGTCGATGCACTTCTTTCACGAACTCGCAAATTCGTCGCCGAAATGGAAACTCTCTGCTCAACTGAGGATTGACATCCCTAACTACGTTCCGTTCAATGGGCCTGACGAGTTCGCACAGCTCTACTCCGAGTCGCCCGAGAGCAAGTTGAGAAAGTAGATACTTGAGCGGATTACGTCTCGTCTGGTTCTCTGGTTGATTAGTCAATCCTCTCAATGATTTCTTTTGCCGTGTTGCTAATCCGGTCAAGCCGATTTTGGATCGACGCTGGATTATCTTCTTGCCATGCAGCAAGATAGAACGCCGACCCACTTGTGTCGAGCCCGCAGTACCGGCCAACGATGTATGCGACGGCTTCTGCTTCGACCTCGCGTTTCGCCCGCTCGGTTTTGTCGGTGATGTCCGAGTGGAGGAGTGCGTGGGCGTATTCGTGAATCAGCGTGACAGCGAGATCGGCGTGATTCGAGCGGGCTTTCGCCTCGACGACTGGTTGGAGATCACGCTTCCTCCGATATTTGCAGACGCCCGTTGCGTCGCCATGCTCCCACTCGCCAGCATTGACGATACGAACTGTCACGCCGATATCAGCGGCTGCATCCTTGAGTGTAGGCACGAGGTCGTCGGCGTCGCCAGTCGCCTCCGTTTCTAACTCAGGGAGCGGCTCACCTTCAGTCTGGGACACGTCGAAGACCGCCGTTGGCTTGAAGCCGACAAGCCCCTTCGACCACTCCTCCGGTGATGTCTCGTCGTACTCACAACCGATTTGCTCGTGGTAGCTCGGCGAATTCTCACACTCGGGACATCGGTTGGTGATGATCGGTGTCCAGATCCAGATGGCCTGTTCGCCTTCCTGGACGTGCCGGTCGAACTCATTCCGCCACGTGTTGTAGCCTGCGACCTTCGTCGCTTCGGGATACTGGAGCTTAATGAGAAGCGTGTTCCGATGGGAATAGTCGTGGAAGCGACTCTGGACGTCCAGCCAGTCTTGGAACTCCTCGCTGGCCTGCGCATCGTCGACGTGGTCGACGAGGTCGTCGATCCACGCTTCGATGGTACTGTGCATCTCGTCGCGTCGGGCGTCGGTCTCCTCGAATGAGACCGACGAATCACTGGTCGTAGTCATGATTTTCAGTAAATCGCGTTCACGGCGACTGCGTCGGAGTAGGACGCGCCGCACCCCTCGGGGCGCAAAAAACACTCGTGGCGTCACGCCGGTGGGAGGTAGACGCTCTGCTCGCCAGCAAGTTCTTCGAGGTGATTCCGGTGCCGGTGTGAAAAGTAGCAGTCGTAGCTGCAGTAGCCACAGATGTCCCCCGTGTCGTACTCTGCGACGTATGGACCGCGGTCGGTCGTCCACACGTTTGTGCCACACTCAGTACACGCCGCACTCTCGATATCGCCCGGTGACGGACCCTGATACGCGATTTGGGGCTCGTCTTCCTGGGGTGTCGACTCGGGCCAGACGCCCTGCGCCTGCCAGAACTCACGAATCCGAGCGAGGCCGTGGCGCACGGTCTTGCGAACAGTTACATGATCGGCGTTGCGACCGCTGTCGTCCCACCCATCGGGCGTCCAAAACTCGCCGAACTGCGCCCCCCGATGGACACCGTTCCAATCGAGGCCGACGATATCGGCCGGTGGGTCGCCCGTCAGCGTCGGGCGAGTAAGCTGGTCAATCACGCTGAGTTGCTTGGGCGGGCTTCCACCGAGAATGTGGACGCGACGGCCACGCCAATCCACAGGGTCAGAGAATTCGTGAGCGAGTCGATCGGCGTAGCCGCGGGAGTACCCGACGACAAGATCATCGGGGACTGCGCGAATTGTGGCACGGCACTTTGGAACGATCACGAGGTCTGCACCGGGGTAGCTTCCCTGGATTTCGCGTGCGGTGGTAACGTATTCATCGACCTCGTCGACGTCGTAGGCGTCACCGATTACCCCGACCTGCGGTTCGTACTCGAAAAAGCGCTCGACGTATCGATCAAGGTCGGGATTGCGAAAATCGTTGTCGAGCATCCCGACCGGTAGCTCCAGATCTGTGTACTGGTGCTGTTGGTAGGTACAGTCTTCGCGAAAGCCCGTAAGAAAACCGAGTCGGAATGCATCAAGCGCGAAGGGAACGCGGTGGAGGAACGCTACGTGGTCGGCCTGACGGGCAGTTGTAATTTCCGTTGCGATGCGACTGGTCGGACGTGCTGAGAGTGCCATCTCGAATCACCTCGAAGACGCGGGAGTGGTCGCCCCGCACCCCTCGGGGGCAGAAAAACCAGTCGCAGACGCCAACGTTAACCAACAATGTCCGTAGCTCTTTCCCTATTGTTGGTTAATCCTCGAAGAGACACCGAGTGGCCGCATCCTCGCCTGTAAGCGTCCGTTGGTCGTCGGCAGTATCGGCGAATAGGGTCGCTTGGTCACTCTCGGCCGAGCGCGCTACTTCGGGCCGGTCGTCAACGCCGAACTGGTCTGCTTCCGGCCGTTCCAGCTTGGAATCACGCTCACGGTGGTCGACCTCACCGCCGAAATCTTCGAGGGATGTCTCGACGCTTTCTTCGACGACTTCGAGTTGGCCGTCGTCTCCAAACGCGGTCTGGTGCCGAATCTCGATTTCTGGTTGATTACTCATGTTCTTCGAGCCTCCGCCCATTCGAGGCTCAAAAACGTGCTCTCCGCGAGACGAAGTGTTACCCGTAGTTGGTAGCATGGTTTCTGTATTCAGAACCGCCCGTGTAACCGTCGCTGAATCTGGAGCGTGCCTCTATTACTGCCACCAACGATTTGACCTACAGGTGTCAGAAAGAGTGTGCTGAATAGAGGGCGCAAATCGGTCGGTGTCACAAACTCTCTACAGTCGCACTGTTACAAAATATGACCACCAATCGGTGTCGATATTTCGACAAAAAGGTGCGTCAGACGGTGGGCTATCTATTCAAATTCTGGATACTCTTCTAAATGTTCCCATACCTCATCGAAACACAGGTCAGCCATTACTTTAGCTGGGTGTATTATCCACGATTCATCTGTAGCTGTTTCACTAACATCCAAATTTGTGGCATTTCGGACCACCCGAGCACGAGTTTCTGGATCTACGTGGCTGCCCCAGAGTTTCGTCTCAATAAGAAGCTCTGGTGATTCGACTATGCTCGCCGCCCTGGTCCGCACAATTCTGGCATCATCAATAAAACCATCCGCAAGTGTGGCCATTGCGGAGTCTGCCCAGTCGGTGATGGGCTCTTGTCTCCAGATATCATGACACAATGCACCAATCGCCGCTGCACGTACCCGAGGATCAGAATCTTCAGACGCTTCCAAGAGTTGTTCCGCGACAGGATCTGGATCAAATTCGTACGTATAATCGAATGCTTTTGCACTCCAGGCCCGGATATCAGCATCATCAGCCGACAGACACTCCCCAAGAGCGTTGATAGTGGTGGTTGAATGGTTGCGGCCGCAACGCCCCTCAGTTGGAATCCCGTGTCGGGCACAGAGCGCTGCTGCCGCCTTCGCTGTCTTCGTATTACGTACTTTCTTTGTGATATGCTCGCTGTCGAGTTCTCCATTCTTTCCCAGATCGGTTTGATCTGTCTCTGGCAGCACGTGTATCATCCTACGTGCATATTGGCCTGCAGGTGATGTGTCTCTGAGGTGATCCGTGGCGAGATCCAGTATCTCCCATATCCTTGTTGGGTCTGAAATCCTCTTTGTCCCTTGATTTTCGAGCGCTTTGATGAATTGTTCGGTGGATTCCTGAAAGTTCATGGTTTAGAGCTCCCTTTTCCCCTGTATTCCATGTTCCAAGAGAAAATAGTCAAGGACCACACGTCCATACGAGACATCACGAAAGATGTCCGTCTGTAAGAATTCTCCATCAATCCATTCGTAAATCCGCCCGGTTCCGGCCCCAGCTGTGTCTTGAATGTTTATTGCGAGTGCTTTTGAACACGGTACCTCCAAGGACTGAAATGCCTCGCCATCAAAACCGTGAACTCGCCAGACGACTCTTGTTTCATCAAAGCCTATGTTCGGATCTTGCTGTTCGTCTTCTCGACAGACTTGAGCGTCAACTTCTGTTAAGGAGTGACGAAGATCAGAAGCTACACTTTCTGGTGTATGTTTTCCTGGGTCGAATGTTACACATGTCCAACTACTCATGCCAACTTCTATACGTGGAATGGATTAAAAATTATGCACGCTGTCAAACCGTTGCATCACGCTGCAGAGAATCGACTCCCTGGAATCTCTTTAGTGTGTTTGGGGCCTGGTATGTATCACATGGTCTGTAGAGATGCAAACTCAGTAACTGACTTGAGCGAGTAACTGAAAAAACGAAAACGCTGTGCTGACTACATGCTCTGTATTCAGCATGTCCCTCGAAATACTATCTGTAACTAATGGGAAGTCCCATAGTTAATCCGTACCACGAATTGAGCAAAACCACCGAATCAGTTACGGGCTATAAACTGAATAAAGAAATCGTATCACCAACTACTGCTACGCCTACTTTGACCTGATTTCTTCTGCACGCCGCTTGAGTCGTCGAAGAATCTGGATGCGATTCTGGTGGGTATTCTCGTAGGCGACACAGGCACGGAGGGTGTCCATGTCGTCTATCGTCGCAATGCTTGGGTCGATGAGCCGGATGTTTCGCGGCTCAAGTCGTTGTTCTGGTGAGAGTCCATTCGATTCGCCATCTGTGACGTTGCTCATTTGTTGTCGCCTCTGCTCCTGTCGGAGGCGACGAAAAAACAACCGAGAGCGATTTTTTGGACTCTACGCCGGAAGCCTACATGAGACGTGTTTCGAGGTGCGGATGAAAGAGCGCGACCGGACTAGCAGTCGCGGTCGGTGTACCGCTGGCGCTCCGGCCGAATCCCTCCAGCGAGGACCTCGCTTTCGTAGTGATCGCCGACGCTTCTATTGAGATCAACGAGTTTGAACACGCCGTCACCGGTCCAGCCACAGTCGGCTGAACATCGAGCGACCGCGTACGCATCTGCATCCTCGCCAAGATGAATGCCGTCGAGCGTGAGCGCGCTATCGCACGCTGGACAGATGGGACTGACCGAGGTGTACGTGTGTCCGAGCATCACCTGAATGTCTGCAGTGGTGTCACCGAGCGTCTCGTTGAAGACGCTGCCGACGGCCGTTTCGAGTGACTCACAGAGTGCCTGCTGTCCGGCTTCGTCTTCTGGAAGGTTGGCGTTCGTAACTGCGATGGTTAGTCGTGCGAGCGAAGCGTCGTCGTTGGTGTTTTCGGGGGAAGTCATAGAGTTCGGAATCTGCTGTTGATTGTGCTTCGATACCGCGTGGCAGAACGTACAGGGGTCGTCTTGACGTACAGAGTGCTATTCAGGGAGGTCACGTCGTCCAGTCCGGTAGCACTCCCAGCACGGAAAATCGCTGGAGAGGTCTGCACAGTCGCAGTCTGGCTCGTCGGCCTCCGGTTGTTCTTCGGAGTTCTCCTCGTGGTCGCGCACTTGGTTTGAGGGCTGGACAGCCTCGCCACCGTCGGCGAGGAGTTGGTGGTGGCGGACAGCGTCGAGAATGGGTCGGCGGAGCGCAACAGCGACGCGGTGTTTGCACGCCCCGCTGTATTTCGCGTCTGCCGGGCACGTACACGCTGTCGGCAGGTCGTCCTCGATGCGAACGGTGTACTCGTGATTCTCCGGGTCGGCGTAGCTTCCATTCCGAACACGCACATCACCGTTTTGGAGTTCGAATTCAAGGGCTTCGTACTGGGCGCGTTTCCGGACTCTACTCGTCGTCTCTAGGTTTGCAAGTGGCGTTGTCATACTGGTCGTGGGGCACCGAGAAGTCGAGTGCCCCGCACCCTTCGGGGGCAGAAAATAATCCTGCTGTATCAATACTACTTAGAACCCCTTCGGGAAATGGGGAATACTGCTTGTCTTCTCATCTACGCTCCCGAGGAGACTCTTGTTTGCCCAGCTACGATACTACAATCTGGAAAACGCTACCCAATCGGCGTCATCGATACGTTTCGATCTCGACGCCGTCGATCGTTCCGAAATGAGAGTCGGCCGTCAAAATCGGCTCGTCGCGTTCGAGTGCTGTCGCTGCAATTGCGGCATCACCTTTCCCGATGCCCGGCCCATCGCCATCGTCTGCGTTCATTTGCTCGCCGAGCAGTCGACCAGCACGACGGGAGATACTCGGTGTCATCTCCACGAGCGGGTAGGTGTCGAGAATCGCTTCGACTTGCTGGCGTTCCTGTGCCGAGTTTGCGACTTTCCCCACGCCGATGTAGAGTTCGAGCAGGGTCATCGCGGGAATGACGAGGGGGACACCTGCGGCTTCGAGTTCTCGTTCTTTCTCGACGGCCTCCTCCACACCGTCGATGACGTCCAGAACGAAGCTCGTGTCGACGATCATTCGAAGCGTTCGCCGATTTCACGGACCTCGGCAACGTCCTCTTCATCTGCTGTT harbors:
- a CDS encoding nucleotidyltransferase domain-containing protein; translation: MNSEAAAEALPAGSHREAATAFVERARSQHGDDLVELYVFGSTVRGEARGRSSDVDILVVLPDAPDRDAIADSLRDIAYDVMLEHGPLVELHILDETTFERHRNEGNPFVHNVLSEGRSYA
- a CDS encoding HEPN domain-containing protein, which codes for MYYACFHAAQAALYDRGYDPSTHGGVLSLFGSEIVSEGDASREDGRFLNDLGELRQQADYGYGTLDEDVDALLSRTRKFVAEMETLCSTED
- a CDS encoding ImmA/IrrE family metallo-endopeptidase, with the translated sequence MTTTSDSSVSFEETDARRDEMHSTIEAWIDDLVDHVDDAQASEEFQDWLDVQSRFHDYSHRNTLLIKLQYPEATKVAGYNTWRNEFDRHVQEGEQAIWIWTPIITNRCPECENSPSYHEQIGCEYDETSPEEWSKGLVGFKPTAVFDVSQTEGEPLPELETEATGDADDLVPTLKDAAADIGVTVRIVNAGEWEHGDATGVCKYRRKRDLQPVVEAKARSNHADLAVTLIHEYAHALLHSDITDKTERAKREVEAEAVAYIVGRYCGLDTSGSAFYLAAWQEDNPASIQNRLDRISNTAKEIIERID
- a CDS encoding DUF6610 family protein codes for the protein MALSARPTSRIATEITTARQADHVAFLHRVPFALDAFRLGFLTGFREDCTYQQHQYTDLELPVGMLDNDFRNPDLDRYVERFFEYEPQVGVIGDAYDVDEVDEYVTTAREIQGSYPGADLVIVPKCRATIRAVPDDLVVGYSRGYADRLAHEFSDPVDWRGRRVHILGGSPPKQLSVIDQLTRPTLTGDPPADIVGLDWNGVHRGAQFGEFWTPDGWDDSGRNADHVTVRKTVRHGLARIREFWQAQGVWPESTPQEDEPQIAYQGPSPGDIESAACTECGTNVWTTDRGPYVAEYDTGDICGYCSYDCYFSHRHRNHLEELAGEQSVYLPPA
- a CDS encoding HEAT repeat domain-containing protein, with amino-acid sequence MNFQESTEQFIKALENQGTKRISDPTRIWEILDLATDHLRDTSPAGQYARRMIHVLPETDQTDLGKNGELDSEHITKKVRNTKTAKAAAALCARHGIPTEGRCGRNHSTTTINALGECLSADDADIRAWSAKAFDYTYEFDPDPVAEQLLEASEDSDPRVRAAAIGALCHDIWRQEPITDWADSAMATLADGFIDDARIVRTRAASIVESPELLIETKLWGSHVDPETRARVVRNATNLDVSETATDESWIIHPAKVMADLCFDEVWEHLEEYPEFE
- a CDS encoding SWIM zinc finger family protein — protein: MTTPLANLETTSRVRKRAQYEALEFELQNGDVRVRNGSYADPENHEYTVRIEDDLPTACTCPADAKYSGACKHRVAVALRRPILDAVRHHQLLADGGEAVQPSNQVRDHEENSEEQPEADEPDCDCADLSSDFPCWECYRTGRRDLPE
- a CDS encoding PIN domain-containing protein — encoded protein: MIVDTSFVLDVIDGVEEAVEKERELEAAGVPLVIPAMTLLELYIGVGKVANSAQERQQVEAILDTYPLVEMTPSISRRAGRLLGEQMNADDGDGPGIGKGDAAIAATALERDEPILTADSHFGTIDGVEIETYR